The following proteins are co-located in the Callithrix jacchus isolate 240 chromosome 10, calJac240_pri, whole genome shotgun sequence genome:
- the TBC1D10C gene encoding carabin isoform X6, with protein sequence MPKEQPWHLSGAGRGPWRPTVDGDNWQGPAPPVPPARDVCVTPGPRQGLLHVLKAYTLYRPEQGYCQAQGPVAAVLLMHLPPEEAFWCLVQICEVYLPGYYGPHMEAVRLDAEVFMALLRRLLPHVHKHLQQVGVGPLLYLPEWFLCLFSRSLPFPTVLRVWDAFLSEGAKVLFRVGLTLVRLALGTAEQRRACPGLLETLGALRAISPTQLQEEVFMSQVHGVVLSERDLQREIKAQLAQLAQLPDSAPGPPPRPQARLPGAQAIFEAQQLAGAQPGAKPEVPRIVVQPPEEPRPPRRKPQTRGKTFHGLLTRARGPPLEGPPRPQRSSTSFLDTRF encoded by the exons ATGCCAAAAGAACAACCCTGGCACCTATCAG GAGCTGGCAGAGGCCCCTGGAGACCCACAGTGGATGGAGACAATTGGCAGGGACCTGCACCGCCAGTTCCCCCTGCACGAGATGTTTGTGTCACCCCAGGGCCACGG CAAGGGCTCCTGCACGTGCTCAAGGCCTATACCCTGTATCGACCGGAGCAGGGCTACTGCCAGGCCCAGGGGCCTGTGGCTGCTGTGCTGCTCATGCACCTGCCCCCAGAG gaGGCCTTCTGGTGCCTGGTGCAAATCTGTGAGGTCTACCTCCCTGGCTACTACGGGCCCCACATG GAGGCCGTGCGGCTGGACGCCGAGGTGTTCATGGCTCTGCTGCGGCGGCTGCTCCCGCACGTGCACAAGCACCTGCAGCAGGTGGGCGTCGGACCCCTGCTCTACCTGCCGGAGTGGTTCCTGTGCCTCTTCTCCCGCTCCCTGCCCTTCCCCACAGTGCTGCGTGTCTGGGATGCCTTCCTCAGTGAGG GTGCCAAAGTGCTGTTCCGTGTGGGGCTGACGCTGGTGCGCCTGGCGCTGGGCACTGCAGAGCAGCGCAgagcctgccctggcctcctggaGACACTGGGAGCCCTTCGAGCCATCTCCCCAACGCAGCTGCAGGAGGAGGTCTTCATGTCTCAG GTTCACGGCGTGGTGCTGTCGGAGCGGGACCTGCAGCGGGAAATCAAGGCCCAGCTGGCCCAGCTGGCCCAGCTGCCCGATTCTGCACCGGGGCCCCCACCCCGGCCACAGGCCCGCCTCCCCGGGGCCCAAGCCATCTTCGAGGCCCAGCAGCTGGCAGGGGCGCAACCAGGTGCCAAGCCTGAGGTGCCTCGGATCGTGGTGCAGCCCCCAGAGGAGCCCAGACCACCACGGCGGAAACCCCAGACCCGAGGCAAGACTTTCCATGGGCTCCTGACTCGGGCCCGAGGCCCCCCCCTCGAGGGACCCCCCAGGCCCCAACGAAGCTCCACCTCCTTCCTGGACACCCGCTTCTGA